A region from the Triticum urartu cultivar G1812 chromosome 1, Tu2.1, whole genome shotgun sequence genome encodes:
- the LOC125507667 gene encoding probable phosphoribosylformylglycinamidine synthase, chloroplastic/mitochondrial, translated as MASHAEMTGSNMLRLQSFPSNMGKQRSSFISTRHLPLRRPRVVRHCLDLRHLCRLPNQRAIVPNIRTMPALTAAVSRGVDSPLIEASVNDMELVSRIIHFYRKPLLQESEAKELLRKVQAKVSSNIIDIKTEQCFNVELEDSLSSAKLATLKWLLAETYEPDNLQTGSLLEEEVSMSPYSFLVEVGPRMTFSTAFSTNAVSICKALSLMEVTRLERSRRYLLCLQPGSDPLDESQLNSFAALVHDRMTECVYPSKLTSFRSDVVPEPVSVIPVMEKGREALEEINLKMGLAFDEQDIKYYTHLFRDDIKRNPTTVELFDIAQSNSEHSRHWFFNGKLEIDGETMPSTLFQLVKSPLKANPNNSIIGFKDNSSAIKGTLVNHLRPALPGSTSPLSLMMRELGILFTAETHNFPCAVAPYPGAETGAGGRIRDTHATGKGSFVVASTAGYCVGNLQIEESYAPWEDSSFSYPSNLASPLQILIDASDGASDYGNKFGEPLIQGFTRNFGSRLPNGERREWLKPIMFSGAIGQIDHAHISKGDPEIGMLVVKIGGPAYRIGMGGGAASSMVSGQNDAELDFNAVQRGDAEMAQKLYRVIRACAEMGEKNPIISIHDQGAGGNCNVVKEIIYPKGAEIDIRSIVVGDHTLSVLEIWGAEYQEQDALLVKPESRNLLQSLCERERVSMAVLGEIDGSGKIVLIDGAAVEHAKLSGLPPPLPVVDLELEKVLGDMPQKTFEFKRVSRSSEPLDIAPEVTLMDVLKRVLKLPSVCSKRFLTTKVDRCVTGLVAQQQTVGPLQLPLADVAVIAQTYTDLTGGACAIGEQPIKGLLNPEAMARLAVGEALTNLVWAKVTSLADVKASGNWMYAAKIDGEGADMYDAAVAMADCMIQLGIAIDGGKDSLSMAAQCDGELVKAPGNLVISAYVTCPDITLTVTPDLKLGKDGVLLHVDLAKGKRRLGCSALAQAFDQIGNDCPDIEDVPYLKKVFEVVQELLSERLISAGHDISDGGLIVTILEMAFAGNCGVNLNIESKDNDLLQTLFAEELGLVIEVHLDDLDLVKQKLNAAGVSADVIGEVTAAPEIELLVDGEVRLKERTSDLRDLWEETSFQLEELQRLKSCVKLEKEGLKSRTSPLWHLSFTPKFTDKKLLSASSKPKVAIIREEGSNSDREMSAAFHAAGFEPWDTTMSDLLNQKADLMKFRGIAFVGGFSYADVLDSAKGWAASIRFNQPLIQQFQEFYNRPDTFSLGVCNGCQLMALLGWVPGPDIGGSLGAGGDMSQPRFTHNESGRFECRFISVAIGVSPSIMFKGMEGSTLGIWSAHGEGRAFFPDENVLSDVVKSNLAPLRYCDDANNVTEVYPFNPNGSPLGIAALCSPNGRHLALMPHPERSFMMWQYPWYPKEWQVEKSGPSPWLRMFQNAREWCS; from the exons ATGGCATCTCATGCTGAAATGACAGGAAGCAATATGCTACGTCTTCAAAGCTTTCCTAGTAATATG GGAAAACAAAGGAGTAGTTTTATCTCCACAAGACACCTTCCCTTGAGAAGGCCACGAGTGGTTCGACATTGCCTGGACCTACGTCATCTTTGCCGTTTACCTAATCAAAGGGCTATTGTTCCAAATATCAGAACAATGCCTGCTCTCACTGCCGCAGTATCCAGGGGAGTTGATAGTCCATTGATAGAGGCATCTGTCAATGACATGGAATTAGTTTCAAGGATTATTCACTTTTATCGCAAACCACTTCTTCAAGAGAGTGAGGCCAAGGAGTTACTCAGGAAAGTGCAGGCAAAGGTTTCTTCTAATATTATTGATATAAAGACTGAGCAATGCTTCAATGTTGAGTTGGAGGATTCACTAAGTTCTGCGAAGCTTGCAACACTTAAGTGGCTCCTAGCAGAAACTTATGAACCTGACAACTTACAAACAGGGAGCCTTCTGGAGGAGGAGGTTTCTATGAGTCCTTATTCCTTCCTTGTTGAGGTCGGTCCCCGGATGACATTTTCGACAGCTTTCTCGACTAATGCTGTCTCAATTTGTAAAGCTCTATCTTTAATGGAAGTAACTCGCCTGGAGAGGTCTAGAAGATATCTTTTGTGCCTTCAGCCTGGTAGTGACCCACTTGATGAAAGCCAACTCAACAGCTTTGCTGCTCTGGTTCATGACAGGATGACAGAGTGTGTTTATCCTAGCAAGCTCACATCATTCCGGTCAGATGTAGTTCCAGAACCTGTCAGTGTTATACCAGTCATGGAAAAGGGAAGGGAAGCACTGGAGGAAATAAATCTTAAAATGGGGCTGGCTTTTGATGAACAAGATATCAAGTACTACACTCACCTCTTCAGAGATGACATCAAACGCAATCCAACTACCGTGGAACTTTTTGACATAGCGCAATCCAATAGTGAGCACAGCAGACATTGGTTTTTTAATGGAAAGCTTGAGATAGATGGAGAGACCATGCCAAGTACTTTGTTTCAGTTAGTAAAGAGTCCCTTAAAGGCTAACCCTAATAACTCTATTATTGGATTCAAGGATAACTCGAGCGCAATAAAAGGGACCCTTGTAAATCACCTACGTCCAGCACTACCAGGTTCCACTTCACCGTTATCCCTTATGATGCGTGAACTGGGCATTCTGTTCACAGCAGAAACCCATAATTTTCCATGTGCCGTGGCACCCTACCCAGGAGCTGAAACAGGTGCAGGTGGTCGTATAAGAGACACGCATGCCACTGGAAAAGGTTCATTTGTTGTTGCCTCAACTGCTGGTTATTGTGTTGGAAACCTTCAAATTGAAGAATCATACGCACCTTGGGAGGATTCATCCTTTTCATACCCATCAAACTTAGCTTCTCCATTGCAGATTCTTATTGATGCTAGCGACGGTGCTTCTGACTATGGGAACAAGTTTGGCGAGCCTTTAATTCAGGGATTTACAAGAAATTTTGGTTCTAGGTTGCCAAATGGGGAGCGCCGTGAATGGCTGAAGCCAATAATGTTCAGTGGAGCAATTGGGCAGATTGACCATGCACACATATCGAAAGGGGATCCAGAAATTGGCATGCTAGTTGTGAAGATTGGTGGTCCAGCATACAGAATTGGTATGGGTGGTGGTGCTGCCTCAAGTATGGTTAGCGGACAGAATGATGCAGAGCTCGATTTTAATGCAGTTCAACGGGGAGATGCTGAGATGGCACAGAAATTATATCGTGTGATCAGGGCTTGTGCAGAAATGGGGGAGAAGAATCCAATCATCAGCATTCATGATCAGGGAGCTGGAGGAAACTGCAATGTTGTGAAAGAAATAATCTATCCTAAGGGTGCTGAAATTGACATCCGCTCAATTGTTGTTGGTGATCACACATTGTCTGTGTTGGAGATCTGGGGTGCTGAATACCAGGAACAAGATGCATTATTGGTGAAGCCTGAGAGTAGAAACCTGTTGCAGTCACTTTGTGAGAGAGAAAGAGTTTCAATGGCTGTCCTTGGTGAAATTGATGGTAGTGGAAAAATTGTTTTGATTGACGGTGCTGCTGTGGAGCATGCGAAGTTGAGTGGCCTTCCGCCACCActacctgttgttgatcttgagcTTGAAAAGGTTTTAGGAGATATGCCTCAGAAGACCTTTGAATTCAAGCGCGTTTCTCGATCGAGTGAGCCCTTAGACATAGCACCCGAGGTTACACTGATGGATGTTCTTAAGCGAGTATTGAAGCTTCCCTCTGTATGTTCAAAGCGTTTCTTGACCACTAAGGTTGACAGGTGTGTGACAGGTCTTGTTGCACAACAGCAGACGGTTGGCCCTCTCCAACTTCCACTTGCTGATGTTGCTGTAATTGCACAGACTTACACAGATCTGACAGGTGGTGCTTGTGCCATTGGAGAACAACCGATAAAGGGTTTACTTAATCCCGAGGCCATGGCAAGGCTTGCTGTTGGGGAGGCATTGACCAATCTGGTTTGGGCTAAAGTTACATCTCTTGCTGACGTCAAAGCAAGCGGCAATTGGATGTATGCTGCAAAGATTGATGGAGAGGGAGCAGATATGTATGATGCTGCTGTCGCAATGGCTGACTGCATGATTCAACTTGGTATTGCAATTGATGGAGGAAAGGATAGTCTTTCTATGGCAGCTCAATGTGATGGCGAGCTAGTCAAAGCTCCAGGAAATCTTGTTATCAGTGCTTATGTGACATGTCCTGATATAACCTTGACTGTTACTCCAGATCTAAAGCTTGGGAAGGATGGGGTTCTGTTGCATGTTGACCTGGCTAAAGGAAAGCGACGACTTGGTTGTTCTGCTCTCGCACAAGCATTTGATCAAATTGGAAATGACTGCCCAGACATAGAAGATGTCCCTTACTTGAAAAAGGTCTTTGAGGTTGTTCAAGAATTGCTCAGTGAACGTCTGATTTCTGCCGGTCATGACATTAGTGATGGTGGGCTTATTGTCACTATTCTTGAGATGGCATTTGCTGGTAACTGTGGTGTTAACCTCAACATAGAATCAAAAGATAATGACCTTCTTCAAACACTTTTTGCGGAAGAGCTTGGTCTTGTAATTGAAGTGCATTTGGATGACCTTGATCTAGTGAAGCAAAAACTTAATGCAGCAGGGGTTTCTGCTGATGTGATAGGAGAAGTAACTGCAGCACCAGAAATAGAGCTACTTGTTGATGGTGAGGTGCGTTTGAAAGAAAGAACTTCAGACCTCAGAGATTTGTGGGAGGAAACAAGCTTTCAGCTTGAGGAGCTACAGCGGCTGAAATCTTGTGTCAAGCTTGAGAAAGAAGGCTTAAAAAGCCGAACATCCCCTTTATGGCATTTGTCTTTTACGCCCAAATTCACAGACAAGAAACTACTGTCTGCATCCTCGAAACCGAAGGTTGCCATCATTCGCGAAGAAGGGAGCAACAGTGATAGGGAAATGTCTGCTGCATTCCATGCTGCTGGTTTTGAACCGTGGGACACCACAATGTCGGATCTCTTGAACCAGAAGGCTGATCTAATGAAATTCCGTGGGATCGCATTTGTTGGTGGATTTAGCTATGCAGATGTTCTTGACTCAGCGAAAGGCTGGGCTGCATCTATCAGGTTCAACCAGCCCCTCATACAGCAGTTCCAGGAGTTCTACAATAGGCCAGACACATTCAGCCTTGGGGTGTGCAATGGGTGTCAGCTCATGGCTCTTCTTGGTTGGGTACCAGGACCCGATATTGGAGGCTCGCTTGGTGCAGGTGGAGACATGTCCCAGCCAAGGTTCACTCACAATGAATCTGGCCGTTTTGAATGTCGGTTTATCAGTGTGGCCATAGGGGTTTCTCCTTCTATAATGTTCAAAGGTATGGAAGGCTCTACACTGGGCATTTGGAGTGCTCATGGTGAAGGTAGAGCCTTCTTCCCAGATGAAAATGTCTTGTCTGATGTTGTGAAATCTAATCTGGCCCCTCTGAGATACTGCGATGATGCTAATAACGTCACAGAGGTCTATCCTTTCAACCCTAATGGCTCTCCGCTTGGTATTGCGGCCCTTTGCTCCCCTAATGGAAGGCACCTTGCGCTGATGCCACACCCGGAGCGTTCCTTTATGATGTGGCAATACCCATGGTATCCCAAGGAGTGGCAGGTTGAGAAGAGTGGTCCCAGTCCTTGGTTGCGCATGTTCCAGAATGCAAGAGAATGGTGTTCATAG